In one Parageobacillus genomosp. 1 genomic region, the following are encoded:
- a CDS encoding alpha/beta hydrolase, protein MIGCLCIHGFTGSPEEVAPLAEYLRKRTDWVVKTPTLPGHGEELQLRGITYDQWFQAAEQELQALMDECETVYVIGFSMGGVIAVYLAEKYRIDKLVLLSAAFYYVNPRQLWKDIRDMLRNGWRRIGEHPLFIRYKNKMRSTPLAAVLEFRKLVNEVRPRLPYVHVPVLIVQGEKDGIVPLKSAHYLYQRIGSPKKKLLLLPESYHHVCHSTDRHVLFAEVGKFLMENGND, encoded by the coding sequence ATGATCGGCTGTCTATGTATACATGGATTTACGGGAAGTCCGGAGGAAGTTGCTCCGCTGGCGGAATATTTGCGAAAGCGGACGGATTGGGTAGTCAAAACTCCGACCCTTCCCGGGCATGGAGAAGAATTGCAGCTGAGAGGGATTACGTATGATCAATGGTTTCAAGCGGCAGAACAGGAGCTGCAAGCGTTAATGGACGAGTGTGAAACGGTATATGTCATCGGTTTTTCGATGGGCGGAGTGATCGCCGTCTATCTAGCAGAAAAATATCGCATTGATAAATTAGTGCTGTTAAGTGCGGCATTTTATTATGTCAATCCGCGTCAATTATGGAAAGACATTCGTGATATGTTGCGCAATGGATGGCGGCGCATCGGCGAACATCCGCTGTTTATCCGTTATAAAAATAAGATGCGGTCCACGCCGCTTGCCGCTGTATTAGAGTTTCGCAAGCTAGTAAACGAAGTGCGGCCGCGTCTGCCTTATGTTCATGTCCCGGTGTTGATTGTGCAGGGAGAAAAAGACGGGATTGTTCCGCTAAAAAGCGCCCATTATTTATATCAAAGGATTGGTTCCCCAAAAAAGAAACTATTATTGTTGCCCGAGTCTTATCATCACGTCTGCCATAGCACAGACCGGCACGTATTGTTTGCTGAAGTAGGAAAATTTTTAATGGAAAATGGTAATGATTGA
- a CDS encoding LolA family protein — protein sequence MRRKVLSVFVGIILLIALAGCGSKSQEDVVKALDEKMDEVTSYQAEAKMTFQTGSKPQVYNVEIWYKQPSYYRVSLKNADKKQSQMILRNDEGVFVFTPALNKSFRFQSDWPKNSSQAYLYESLVKDILSDSKAKFKATKDHYVFETKTNYPNSNVVPMQEIKLNKKDLSPVSVKVMDTDRKALLTVQFSKVEFNKKFDDDAFDTSKNMTGARLEVPTMAEAKDKAMEVMYPEQLPEGVKQIDEKEVASENGKRVIMTFGGEKTFTLVQEKAKVLPATSTPMLVNGEPVDLGFAIGALTDQTLKWSYNGVDFTLASNDLTPEEMVMVARSVQGKAIK from the coding sequence ATGAGGAGAAAAGTGCTCAGTGTATTCGTTGGCATCATATTGCTTATTGCTTTAGCTGGCTGCGGGTCAAAATCACAGGAAGATGTCGTCAAAGCGCTCGATGAAAAAATGGATGAGGTCACAAGCTACCAGGCAGAAGCAAAAATGACGTTTCAAACAGGTTCCAAACCACAAGTATATAACGTCGAAATCTGGTATAAGCAGCCTTCCTATTACCGTGTCAGCTTAAAAAATGCCGACAAAAAGCAAAGTCAGATGATTTTGCGCAATGATGAAGGGGTCTTTGTGTTTACGCCGGCGCTCAATAAAAGCTTCCGGTTCCAAAGCGATTGGCCGAAAAACAGCAGCCAGGCCTATTTGTATGAGTCACTAGTCAAAGATATTTTGAGCGATTCGAAGGCGAAGTTTAAAGCGACAAAAGATCATTACGTATTTGAAACGAAAACAAACTATCCAAATAGCAATGTCGTGCCGATGCAAGAAATCAAGTTAAACAAAAAGGATTTATCACCGGTATCGGTCAAAGTGATGGATACCGACCGAAAAGCTTTGTTAACTGTGCAATTCTCCAAGGTCGAATTCAACAAAAAATTTGATGATGATGCGTTTGATACGTCGAAAAATATGACGGGAGCGCGTTTAGAAGTGCCGACGATGGCAGAAGCGAAAGACAAAGCGATGGAAGTCATGTATCCGGAGCAGCTGCCGGAAGGAGTAAAGCAGATCGATGAGAAGGAAGTTGCCAGTGAAAACGGAAAACGCGTGATTATGACGTTCGGCGGCGAAAAAACATTTACATTAGTTCAGGAAAAAGCAAAAGTTTTGCCGGCAACAAGCACACCGATGCTGGTCAATGGCGAGCCAGTCGATTTAGGTTTTGCGATTGGCGCGCTGACGGATCAAACATTGAAATGGTCGTACAATGGTGTTGATTTTACGCTCGCTTCCAATGATTTAACACCGGAGGAAATGGTCATGGTTGCCCGTTCCGTGCAAGGAAAGGCGATTAAATAA
- the cmpA gene encoding cortex morphogenetic protein CmpA — translation MPTWLQNQMRRAYYEKNRYQIKLLNQCWFFYQRKHCS, via the coding sequence ATGCCAACTTGGCTACAAAATCAAATGAGACGAGCCTATTATGAAAAAAATCGCTATCAAATCAAACTGTTAAACCAATGCTGGTTTTTTTATCAGAGAAAACACTGCTCATGA
- a CDS encoding Tex family protein, with the protein MFNREALIGVIANELQLSANQVNNVISLSEEGNTVPFIARYRKEMTGALDEVQIRDILEKWSYLQNLEQRKEEVLRLIDEQGKLTDELKNAIMSATKLQQVEDLYRPYRQKRRTKATVAKEKGLEPLAEWLWTCPAESRPEEKAQEFINPEKEVFTVEEALQGAKDIIAEKVSDDAQFRQWIRQQTWKKGVIVSTAKATEKDEKKVYEMYYEYEEPVHKIVPHRVLALNRGEKEEVLRVAVKSPVEEIMVYLQKHVIKNPQSPAAPLLSEAIEDGYKRLIEPAIERDIRNELTEKAEERAIHIFAENLRKLLLQPPLKGKIVLGIDPAYRTGCKLAVVDETGKLLKIDVIYPHPPQQRIDEAREKLIRLIEEYHVEMIAIGNGTASRETEQFVADTLKQVDREIFYLIVNEAGASVYSASDLARQEFPDLQVEERSAVSIARRVQDPLAELVKIDPKSVGVGQYQHDVSQKKLAESLRFVVETVVNQVGVNVNTASVSLLQYVSGLTKTVSENIVKKREEQGKFRSREELKSIPRLGAKTYEQCIGFLRIIDGDEPLDRTPIHPERYEEVKKLLQNLGFSTTHIGSEELRMALQSLHISDTAAKLGIGELTLQDIIDALIRPERDPRDELPKPLLRKDVLKMEDLKAGMELEGTVRNVVDFGAFVDIGVKQDGLVHISKLSKQYVRHPLDVVSVGDVVKVWVDHVDVNKGRISLSMIPPAELEKTLPS; encoded by the coding sequence TTGTTCAATAGAGAAGCGTTGATCGGCGTGATCGCCAATGAGTTGCAGTTGTCTGCCAATCAAGTGAACAATGTCATTTCCCTTTCGGAAGAGGGGAATACAGTACCGTTTATCGCCCGCTATCGCAAAGAGATGACCGGCGCGCTAGATGAAGTGCAGATTCGCGATATTTTAGAGAAATGGAGCTACTTGCAAAACTTAGAACAACGTAAAGAAGAAGTTCTTCGTCTGATCGATGAGCAAGGGAAATTGACGGACGAGTTGAAAAACGCGATTATGAGCGCCACGAAACTGCAGCAAGTTGAAGATTTGTATCGCCCTTACCGGCAAAAACGACGTACGAAAGCTACGGTCGCCAAAGAAAAAGGGCTAGAGCCGCTTGCCGAATGGCTATGGACGTGTCCAGCGGAATCGAGACCGGAAGAAAAAGCACAGGAGTTTATCAACCCGGAAAAAGAAGTGTTTACGGTGGAAGAAGCGCTCCAAGGAGCAAAAGATATTATTGCTGAAAAAGTGTCTGATGATGCGCAATTCCGTCAATGGATTCGCCAGCAAACGTGGAAAAAGGGAGTCATCGTATCAACGGCCAAAGCGACGGAAAAGGATGAGAAGAAAGTATATGAAATGTATTACGAATATGAGGAGCCTGTACATAAGATCGTGCCGCACCGTGTGTTAGCGTTAAACCGCGGCGAAAAGGAAGAGGTGCTGCGTGTCGCCGTAAAGTCGCCAGTAGAAGAGATTATGGTGTATTTACAAAAACACGTGATCAAAAATCCACAATCTCCTGCCGCACCGCTTTTATCTGAAGCAATAGAAGATGGCTATAAGCGGCTGATCGAGCCGGCCATTGAACGTGACATCCGCAATGAGTTAACGGAAAAAGCGGAAGAGCGGGCGATTCATATTTTTGCTGAAAACTTGCGGAAGCTTTTGCTGCAGCCGCCATTGAAAGGAAAAATCGTGCTTGGCATTGATCCGGCCTACCGAACGGGATGTAAGCTTGCTGTTGTCGATGAAACAGGCAAACTATTGAAAATTGATGTCATCTATCCGCATCCACCGCAGCAGCGGATAGACGAAGCAAGGGAAAAACTCATTCGACTGATTGAAGAATACCATGTAGAAATGATTGCAATTGGAAATGGAACGGCATCACGGGAAACGGAACAGTTCGTCGCCGATACGCTAAAGCAGGTAGATAGGGAAATTTTTTATCTAATTGTTAATGAAGCGGGTGCCAGCGTATATTCTGCCTCTGATCTCGCTCGCCAGGAGTTTCCGGATTTACAAGTGGAAGAACGAAGCGCGGTTTCGATCGCTCGGCGCGTACAAGACCCATTGGCAGAGCTGGTGAAAATCGATCCAAAGTCCGTCGGTGTCGGCCAATACCAGCATGATGTTTCGCAAAAGAAATTGGCTGAATCGCTGCGCTTTGTCGTAGAAACGGTCGTAAACCAAGTTGGCGTCAATGTCAATACCGCCTCGGTTTCCTTATTGCAATACGTATCCGGGCTTACAAAGACTGTATCAGAAAATATTGTAAAAAAACGAGAAGAACAAGGAAAATTTAGAAGCCGCGAAGAATTAAAATCGATACCGCGGCTTGGTGCGAAAACATATGAGCAATGCATTGGCTTTTTGCGTATTATTGATGGAGATGAACCACTCGACCGGACACCGATCCATCCAGAGCGATACGAAGAAGTGAAAAAGCTATTGCAAAATTTAGGCTTTTCCACAACGCATATCGGAAGCGAAGAACTTCGCATGGCATTGCAATCGCTGCATATTTCCGATACAGCTGCGAAGCTTGGCATTGGCGAGTTAACGTTACAAGATATTATCGATGCCTTAATCCGCCCTGAACGCGATCCGCGTGATGAGCTGCCAAAACCGTTATTGCGCAAGGACGTTTTAAAAATGGAAGATTTAAAAGCAGGGATGGAGTTAGAAGGCACCGTACGGAATGTCGTTGACTTCGGTGCGTTTGTCGATATCGGCGTCAAGCAGGATGGGCTTGTGCATATTTCCAAATTAAGCAAGCAATACGTACGGCATCCGCTGGATGTTGTATCTGTCGGCGATGTCGTAAAAGTTTGGGTAGATCATGTCGATGTGAACAAAGGAAGAATCTCTTTATCAATGATTCCGCCAGCGGAGTTAGAGAAAACACTGCCTTCATGA
- the murF gene encoding UDP-N-acetylmuramoyl-tripeptide--D-alanyl-D-alanine ligase has translation MITRTLKEIQAMADGRGLADEFADVTIRGVSIDTRTIQQGNLYVPLKGDKFNGHAFVQEALAKGASAVLWSETEGNPPENAPVIVVDDTLSALQRLAHRYRRQLAVKVVGITGSNGKTTTKDMTAALLATSYKVQKTEGNLNNHIGVPLTLLRLAEDTEMAIVEMGMSNFGEIELLSNIAEPDAAIITNIGEAHLQELGSREGIAQAKLEILSGLRKNGLFVYHGDEPLLTSRVPSLPLPEHVVTFGQETKNDYYPNAVRMEAKGTTFMVNQLPDRTLFIPILGKHHVYNALAAIAVARFFGVSWESIQEALAHLEVTRMRMELIETKHGFTIINDAYNASPTSMKAALQLLGELTGYTKKIAVLGDMLELGDQEIAFHREIGAMLRPEMVDYVFTYGPLARHIAQTAAPFFPDGRVRAYDEKKALANDLLAIVSSSDVILLKASRGMRLEELLRDLQ, from the coding sequence ATGATCACTCGCACGTTAAAAGAGATACAAGCGATGGCGGATGGCCGCGGGTTGGCCGATGAATTTGCGGATGTCACGATCAGAGGTGTCTCGATCGACACGCGGACGATTCAGCAGGGCAATCTATACGTTCCGCTCAAAGGGGATAAGTTTAACGGGCATGCGTTTGTGCAAGAGGCGCTTGCAAAAGGAGCCAGTGCGGTGCTTTGGTCGGAAACGGAAGGAAATCCGCCGGAAAACGCTCCAGTGATTGTTGTTGATGATACGCTGAGCGCGCTGCAGCGTCTGGCTCACAGGTACCGCAGGCAGCTGGCCGTAAAAGTGGTCGGTATTACAGGAAGCAACGGCAAGACAACAACAAAAGATATGACGGCGGCACTATTGGCCACCTCTTATAAGGTGCAAAAAACAGAAGGAAATTTAAATAACCATATTGGTGTCCCATTGACGCTCCTTCGCTTGGCGGAAGATACGGAAATGGCGATCGTCGAAATGGGAATGAGCAATTTTGGCGAAATTGAACTTTTGTCCAACATCGCTGAGCCGGATGCGGCGATTATTACGAACATCGGGGAAGCTCATTTGCAAGAATTAGGCTCGCGTGAAGGAATTGCGCAAGCAAAATTGGAAATTTTGTCTGGTTTGCGCAAAAACGGGCTGTTTGTCTATCATGGCGATGAGCCGTTATTGACAAGCCGTGTGCCAAGTTTGCCGCTGCCGGAGCATGTCGTAACGTTTGGTCAAGAGACGAAAAACGATTATTATCCGAATGCGGTGCGGATGGAAGCAAAGGGGACGACATTTATGGTCAACCAGCTTCCAGATCGAACGTTGTTTATTCCAATTTTAGGAAAGCACCATGTTTATAACGCATTGGCTGCCATTGCGGTAGCCCGCTTTTTTGGTGTCAGCTGGGAGAGCATTCAAGAAGCGCTTGCCCATTTAGAGGTCACTCGCATGCGCATGGAGTTGATCGAAACAAAACATGGCTTTACGATCATTAACGATGCGTACAATGCCAGCCCTACTTCGATGAAGGCAGCTTTGCAGCTGCTCGGGGAATTGACGGGATATACGAAAAAAATTGCGGTGTTAGGCGATATGTTGGAGCTTGGTGACCAAGAAATAGCATTTCATCGCGAAATCGGCGCGATGCTTCGCCCCGAAATGGTCGATTATGTTTTCACCTACGGGCCATTGGCGCGCCATATTGCACAGACAGCTGCGCCGTTTTTCCCAGATGGGCGGGTGCGCGCATACGATGAGAAAAAAGCACTGGCCAACGATTTGCTTGCCATCGTTTCGTCAAGTGATGTGATTTTGTTAAAGGCTTCCCGCGGGATGAGACTAGAAGAGCTGCTTCGCGATTTGCAATAA
- the ndoA gene encoding type II toxin-antitoxin system endoribonuclease NdoA, with amino-acid sequence MIVKRGDVYFADLSPVVGSEQGGVRPVLVIQNDIGNRFSPTVIVAAITAQIQKAKLPTHVEIDAKRYGFERDSVILLEQIRTIDKQRLTDKITHLDDEMMDKVDEALQISLGLIDF; translated from the coding sequence TTGATTGTTAAACGTGGCGACGTTTATTTTGCGGATCTTTCCCCGGTAGTTGGCTCAGAGCAGGGCGGTGTTCGCCCCGTATTGGTCATCCAAAATGATATTGGCAATCGCTTTAGCCCAACGGTAATTGTAGCGGCGATTACAGCGCAAATTCAAAAAGCGAAGCTGCCAACGCACGTTGAAATTGATGCAAAACGCTATGGGTTTGAACGGGATTCCGTCATTTTGCTAGAACAAATTCGGACAATTGATAAACAGCGGCTCACGGATAAAATCACCCACTTAGATGATGAAATGATGGATAAAGTGGATGAAGCGCTGCAGATCAGTTTAGGACTTATCGATTTTTAA
- a CDS encoding SprT family protein: protein MEQSDLQKLVERVSLQFFQKPFKHTATFNPRLRTTGGRYILQTHNIELNKKYYELFGEEELIAIIKHELCHYHLHLEGKGYRHRDKDFRDLLRQVQAPRYCRPLPQQTRKRTKKIHVYVCSQCGLMYERKKRVNTNRYVCGKCGGRLMSYDSGEA from the coding sequence ATGGAACAAAGTGACTTACAAAAACTTGTCGAAAGGGTATCCCTGCAATTTTTCCAAAAGCCGTTTAAACATACGGCGACATTTAATCCCCGGCTGCGAACGACAGGAGGGCGTTACATACTACAAACCCATAATATTGAGCTCAATAAAAAGTATTACGAGTTATTTGGCGAAGAAGAGCTGATCGCCATTATTAAACATGAATTGTGCCATTACCATCTTCATTTAGAGGGGAAAGGGTATCGTCATCGCGATAAAGATTTTCGCGATTTATTGCGGCAAGTTCAGGCCCCGCGTTATTGCCGCCCGCTTCCGCAACAAACGCGAAAAAGAACAAAAAAGATACACGTGTACGTTTGTTCCCAGTGCGGTTTGATGTACGAAAGAAAAAAACGGGTCAATACGAATCGATATGTTTGTGGGAAATGTGGCGGCAGGCTAATGTCATATGATAGCGGCGAGGCATAA
- the acpS gene encoding holo-ACP synthase, whose product MIIGVGIDIVELERIRRLMEKNEKLIDRILTRDEKNVFAQLSPKRKVEFLAGRFAAKEAYAKAVGTGIGKHVSFHDIQIMNDLQGKPIVVSDANDCRIHLSISHSRDYAIAQVIIERLS is encoded by the coding sequence ATGATTATTGGAGTTGGTATTGATATTGTGGAATTAGAGCGGATTAGGAGGCTAATGGAAAAAAACGAAAAATTGATCGACCGCATTTTAACGAGGGACGAAAAAAATGTGTTCGCACAATTATCACCAAAACGCAAAGTGGAATTTTTAGCGGGACGGTTTGCGGCGAAAGAAGCGTACGCAAAAGCCGTCGGCACAGGAATTGGCAAACATGTATCATTCCACGATATTCAAATTATGAACGACCTGCAAGGAAAACCAATCGTCGTTTCGGACGCGAATGACTGCCGCATCCACCTTTCCATTTCACATAGCCGTGATTATGCAATTGCTCAAGTAATTATTGAGCGCTTGTCATAG
- the tsaE gene encoding tRNA (adenosine(37)-N6)-threonylcarbamoyltransferase complex ATPase subunit type 1 TsaE, whose amino-acid sequence MKRYELIMHSPEETMSFAHKLGEKLEAGSVVTLEGDLGAGKTTFTKGLAKGLGIEKTINSPTFTIVKEYKGRLPLYHMDVYRLEDEMEDLGFDEYFEGDGVTVIEWAHLIKAQLPKERLNIYLFHHGDHQRKLVMEPVGKRYEQLCKEILEA is encoded by the coding sequence ATGAAACGTTATGAACTGATAATGCATTCCCCAGAAGAAACGATGAGTTTTGCTCACAAATTGGGGGAAAAATTAGAAGCCGGATCTGTCGTTACGCTAGAAGGAGATTTAGGAGCAGGAAAGACGACTTTTACAAAAGGATTGGCGAAAGGACTGGGAATCGAAAAAACGATTAATAGTCCTACCTTTACGATCGTAAAAGAATATAAAGGGCGCCTTCCTCTTTATCATATGGATGTGTACCGCCTAGAGGATGAGATGGAGGACCTTGGCTTTGATGAATACTTTGAGGGAGATGGCGTTACTGTTATTGAATGGGCACACCTTATTAAGGCACAATTGCCAAAAGAAAGATTAAATATTTATTTGTTTCATCATGGAGATCATCAGCGTAAATTAGTGATGGAACCAGTAGGAAAACGGTATGAACAGTTATGTAAGGAGATTTTAGAAGCATGA
- a CDS encoding rhomboid family intramembrane serine protease: protein MFVRRENARVFFRLYPVVSILVILHVVIWFMFFLRFSSAEPLWERMIGFNAAIREGEYWRLVSPLVLHVRFEHMIVNSISLLLFGPALEQMLGKSKFLLLYIGSGIGANIASFFLLPAMYSHVGASGAIFGLFGMYGYLIVFRRDMIDKHHARLLLAVIGISLFIAFTTPDVNMVAHLFGLLAGGIIAPFISSHLRPHRPFLLYR, encoded by the coding sequence ATGTTTGTGCGCAGGGAAAATGCACGTGTTTTTTTCCGCCTTTATCCCGTTGTTTCTATCCTTGTTATCCTTCATGTAGTCATATGGTTTATGTTTTTTTTGCGTTTTTCGAGCGCGGAACCGTTATGGGAACGAATGATTGGATTTAATGCCGCCATACGCGAAGGGGAATATTGGCGGCTCGTAAGCCCTCTTGTTTTGCATGTGCGGTTTGAACATATGATAGTCAATTCCATTTCCCTGCTTTTATTCGGCCCCGCATTGGAGCAAATGCTAGGGAAAAGCAAGTTTTTGCTTCTTTATATAGGGAGCGGAATCGGCGCCAACATCGCATCCTTTTTCCTTCTGCCGGCGATGTACAGTCACGTTGGGGCGTCCGGCGCCATTTTTGGCCTGTTCGGTATGTATGGCTATTTAATCGTATTCCGCCGCGATATGATCGACAAGCATCACGCCCGCCTTCTTCTCGCCGTTATTGGCATTAGTTTATTTATCGCATTCACCACCCCTGATGTGAATATGGTCGCCCACCTATTTGGCTTGTTAGCAGGAGGGATTATTGCTCCTTTTATCTCGTCCCACCTGCGCCCGCATCGGCCTTTTCTTCTTTATCGCTAA
- a CDS encoding D-alanine--D-alanine ligase encodes MKTRVGILYGGKSPEHNVSLSTAMAVMNAIDKNKFDVIPIYINVEGQWIKGERLTGTITDVKQLQFHSDAKAMIPVALNQVPALADDKNQFPSVTDVNKESEAAIDVIFPLLHGPNGEDGTVQGLLEILNIPYVGNGVLASAVGMDKVMMKNLFAQAGLRQAKYVSFTKRDWSKDEEAAYDQVEQKLGYPCFVKPANAGSSVGITKCKQRADLKAAFIEAFKYDRKIIVEEAIVGREIEIGVIGNDEPICSVVGEIIPKKEFYDYQAKYEDGDTELIIPAQVTEEQYETIKQMAITAFKALDLSGLVRADFFLTEDGTVYINEINTMPGFTPYSMFPLLWKHSGVSYPELIERLIQLAIERHEEKQTIMYTFEK; translated from the coding sequence ATGAAAACGAGAGTTGGGATTTTGTACGGCGGCAAATCGCCGGAGCATAACGTTTCGTTATCAACGGCGATGGCGGTCATGAACGCCATTGATAAAAATAAATTTGATGTCATTCCGATTTATATTAACGTCGAAGGACAATGGATCAAAGGAGAGCGGCTGACGGGAACGATCACGGACGTGAAGCAGCTGCAGTTTCATTCGGATGCGAAAGCGATGATACCGGTAGCGTTAAACCAAGTGCCGGCATTAGCGGATGATAAAAATCAATTTCCATCTGTAACGGATGTCAATAAAGAATCGGAAGCAGCGATTGATGTGATTTTTCCATTATTGCACGGACCAAATGGAGAAGACGGCACCGTGCAAGGCTTGCTTGAGATTTTGAATATTCCATATGTCGGAAACGGCGTGCTTGCCTCAGCGGTCGGCATGGATAAAGTGATGATGAAAAACTTATTTGCCCAGGCCGGGCTGCGCCAAGCGAAATACGTATCGTTTACGAAGCGGGATTGGAGTAAAGATGAAGAAGCGGCGTACGACCAAGTCGAGCAAAAACTCGGCTACCCTTGTTTTGTCAAGCCGGCAAACGCAGGGTCCAGCGTCGGCATTACGAAATGCAAACAGCGCGCCGATTTGAAAGCGGCTTTTATCGAAGCATTTAAGTATGATCGAAAAATTATTGTGGAAGAAGCGATTGTCGGCCGCGAAATCGAAATCGGCGTCATCGGCAATGATGAACCAATTTGTTCAGTAGTCGGAGAAATTATTCCGAAAAAAGAATTTTATGATTATCAGGCGAAATATGAAGACGGCGATACGGAACTCATCATTCCGGCGCAAGTGACGGAAGAGCAATATGAAACGATCAAGCAGATGGCGATTACTGCATTTAAGGCACTCGACCTTTCCGGGCTTGTCCGCGCCGACTTTTTCTTAACGGAAGATGGCACGGTGTATATTAACGAAATCAATACGATGCCGGGGTTTACGCCATACAGCATGTTCCCATTGCTATGGAAACATAGCGGCGTTTCGTATCCGGAATTAATCGAGCGCCTCATTCAGCTGGCGATTGAGCGGCACGAGGAAAAGCAAACGATCATGTACACGTTTGAGAAATAG
- the alr gene encoding alanine racemase yields the protein MNSFYRDTWAEIDLDAIHYNVSQLQNFLPNDTRIMAVVKANAYGHGDAQVAKTALEAGASYLAVAFLDEALALRKKGITAPILVLGASRPSDVHLAAKYQITLTVFQPDWVEQAASLYKGTEQVRFHLKMDTGMGRLGVKEEAETKRVIELIDRHPYFSLEGVYTHFATADEINTDYFSFQYHHFLQMLEWLPYKPSLIHCGNSATALRFPDKVFNMVRFGISMYGLSPSPAIKPYLPYELKEAFSLHSRLVHVKKLQPGEKVSYGATYTAETEQWVGTVPIGYADGWLRKLQNFHVLVNGKKAPIVGRICMDQLMIRLPEPMPVGTKVTLIGRQGDEYISVDDVAQYLGTISYEVPCVISYRVPRIFFRNKSIMEVRNVVLNGNDYV from the coding sequence ATGAATTCATTTTACCGTGATACGTGGGCTGAAATTGACTTAGATGCAATTCACTACAATGTTTCCCAACTTCAAAATTTTTTACCAAATGACACTCGCATTATGGCAGTGGTAAAGGCGAATGCATACGGCCATGGTGATGCTCAAGTGGCGAAAACAGCGCTAGAAGCCGGCGCTTCTTATTTGGCAGTGGCTTTTTTAGATGAGGCGCTTGCATTGCGGAAAAAAGGAATTACCGCTCCGATTCTCGTATTAGGCGCTTCTCGTCCTAGCGACGTCCATCTTGCTGCCAAATACCAAATCACGCTTACGGTGTTTCAGCCGGACTGGGTCGAGCAAGCGGCCAGCTTATACAAAGGAACGGAACAAGTGCGGTTTCATTTAAAAATGGATACGGGGATGGGACGGCTAGGAGTAAAAGAAGAGGCGGAAACAAAGCGCGTCATTGAGTTAATCGACCGCCACCCGTATTTTTCATTGGAAGGGGTTTATACTCATTTTGCCACGGCTGATGAGATCAACACCGACTATTTTTCTTTTCAATACCATCATTTTTTGCAAATGCTCGAGTGGCTTCCGTATAAACCATCGTTGATCCATTGTGGGAACAGCGCGACCGCTTTGCGGTTTCCGGATAAAGTGTTTAATATGGTGCGCTTTGGCATTTCGATGTACGGGTTGTCGCCTTCGCCGGCTATAAAGCCATATTTGCCGTATGAGCTAAAAGAAGCTTTCTCCTTGCATAGCCGCCTTGTTCACGTTAAAAAGCTCCAACCCGGAGAAAAAGTGAGCTATGGAGCAACCTATACGGCGGAGACGGAACAATGGGTAGGCACTGTTCCAATCGGCTATGCGGATGGCTGGCTGCGCAAACTGCAAAATTTCCATGTGTTGGTGAACGGGAAAAAAGCGCCGATTGTCGGGAGAATTTGCATGGATCAATTAATGATCCGCTTGCCGGAGCCTATGCCGGTCGGAACGAAAGTGACTTTAATTGGGCGTCAGGGCGACGAATATATTTCCGTTGATGACGTGGCCCAATATCTTGGAACGATTAGCTATGAGGTTCCTTGTGTAATAAGTTATCGCGTTCCCCGTATTTTTTTCAGAAATAAGAGTATAATGGAAGTGAGAAATGTTGTTTTAAATGGCAATGATTATGTATAA
- a CDS encoding CopG family ribbon-helix-helix protein: MSESSATTEIVVRLPQSLVTELDVLVKQENGNRNELIYQATKMYIRERKKRQIREAMRRGYMEMAKINLSIASEAFLAEYEADHTVERLVSGG; this comes from the coding sequence GTGTCGGAGTCTAGCGCAACAACGGAAATCGTCGTTCGTTTGCCTCAATCACTAGTAACCGAATTAGATGTGTTGGTGAAACAAGAAAACGGCAATCGCAATGAACTGATTTACCAAGCGACGAAAATGTATATTCGTGAGCGGAAAAAACGGCAAATCCGCGAAGCGATGAGACGAGGCTACATGGAAATGGCAAAAATTAATTTATCGATCGCTTCAGAAGCGTTTCTTGCAGAATACGAAGCCGACCACACCGTTGAACGTTTAGTTAGCGGGGGGTAA